From a single Sphingosinicellaceae bacterium genomic region:
- the ribH gene encoding 6,7-dimethyl-8-ribityllumazine synthase, with protein sequence MPHILIVEARFYDALADALLDGARTALEAAGATHETLTVPGALEIPAAVARASESGSFDGFVALGCVIRGETYHFEIVAGESARGLMALSLDGLAIGNGILTVENEAQAWARARRTEKDKGGEAAKAALAMIAVGERFAAE encoded by the coding sequence ATGCCCCACATCCTCATCGTCGAAGCGCGCTTCTACGACGCCCTCGCCGACGCCCTCCTCGATGGCGCCCGTACCGCGCTCGAGGCCGCCGGCGCGACCCATGAAACCCTGACCGTGCCCGGCGCACTGGAGATCCCGGCAGCCGTCGCGCGCGCCAGCGAGAGCGGCAGTTTCGACGGCTTCGTTGCGCTCGGCTGCGTCATCCGCGGCGAGACCTATCACTTTGAAATCGTCGCCGGCGAAAGCGCGCGCGGCCTGATGGCGCTGTCGCTCGACGGCTTGGCGATCGGCAACGGCATCCTCACGGTCGAGAACGAGGCCCAGGCCTGGGCCCGCGCCCGCCGCACCGAGAAGGACAAGGGCGGCGAGGCGGCCAAGGCGGCGCTGGCGATGATCGCGGTGGGTGAGCGCTTCGCCGCCGAGTGA
- a CDS encoding TonB family protein, with protein MFRSIPTTQIPDTPPPRTNAEVPKTIFDKVVVSVPEPVINQFDTPKADDTVPLTLDPTGGVDGDIIAGLSGGTVEIVKPPAGITRSAAIDPRYRADFEAPYPPASQRLGEAGTVVVRVVVGIDGRVVRASIAQSSGFPRLDDAALKRALAKWRFVPALRDGAPVEAEREVPVTFRLLQG; from the coding sequence TTGTTCCGATCGATCCCGACGACGCAGATCCCCGACACGCCGCCGCCTCGGACCAACGCGGAGGTTCCAAAGACGATCTTCGACAAGGTCGTCGTCTCGGTGCCCGAACCCGTGATCAACCAATTCGACACGCCCAAGGCCGACGACACGGTGCCGCTGACCCTCGATCCCACTGGCGGTGTCGACGGCGATATCATCGCGGGGCTCTCGGGCGGCACGGTCGAAATCGTCAAGCCGCCCGCTGGCATCACCCGCAGCGCCGCGATCGACCCGCGCTACCGTGCCGACTTCGAGGCACCGTACCCGCCCGCGTCGCAGCGCCTCGGCGAGGCCGGGACCGTCGTCGTGCGGGTCGTCGTCGGCATCGACGGGCGGGTCGTCCGCGCCAGCATCGCGCAATCGAGCGGCTTCCCCCGTCTCGACGACGCAGCGCTCAAGCGGGCGCTGGCCAAATGGCGCTTCGTACCCGCGCTGCGTGACGGCGCGCCAGTCGAGGCGGAGCGCGAGGTGCCGGTTACCTTCCGCCTTCTCCAGGGTTAG
- the thiL gene encoding thiamine-phosphate kinase, translated as MRERQLIADLLAPLATHKAARGLSDDAAVWPPPLGREVVLTHDTIASGVHYLATDPPSDIAWKLLAVNLSDLAAMGATPAGVLLGVTLGPAEDDDWLRAFVTGLGRALTHFEVALFGGDTVSWGGAAVLGCTALGHVEHGAALGRGGAHVGDEVWVSGTIGDAGLGLVVAQGDAASDRYLLNRYRRPDPRLALGRTLVGLANAAMDVSDGLLIDAERLAAASGVAVEIDLGAVPLSPAARARAGDGEVARLAFATSGDDYELLFTAPVDAGIAALATAKVPLTRIGRIVSGTGVAVLGASGPLTPTRLGYEH; from the coding sequence ATGCGCGAGCGTCAGCTGATCGCCGACCTGCTCGCGCCGTTGGCCACGCACAAGGCGGCACGCGGCCTGAGCGACGACGCCGCGGTGTGGCCGCCGCCGCTCGGGCGCGAGGTCGTGTTGACCCACGACACCATCGCGAGCGGGGTCCACTACCTCGCCACCGATCCACCGTCGGACATCGCCTGGAAGCTGCTCGCGGTGAACCTGTCGGACCTCGCCGCGATGGGCGCGACCCCGGCCGGCGTGCTGCTCGGGGTGACGCTCGGACCCGCCGAGGATGACGACTGGCTGCGCGCTTTCGTTACCGGGCTCGGGCGGGCGCTGACCCACTTCGAGGTCGCGCTGTTCGGCGGCGACACGGTCAGCTGGGGCGGCGCGGCGGTGCTCGGGTGCACGGCGCTCGGTCATGTCGAGCATGGCGCGGCGCTCGGGCGCGGCGGCGCGCATGTCGGCGACGAGGTCTGGGTGAGCGGCACCATCGGCGACGCCGGGCTCGGGCTGGTGGTGGCGCAGGGCGATGCAGCCTCCGACAGATACCTCCTCAACCGCTACCGCCGTCCCGACCCGCGCCTTGCCCTCGGCCGCACCCTCGTCGGCCTCGCCAACGCCGCGATGGACGTCTCCGACGGCCTGCTCATCGACGCCGAGCGGCTGGCCGCAGCCAGCGGTGTCGCCGTCGAGATCGACCTGGGCGCGGTCCCGCTGTCCCCTGCAGCCCGCGCCCGCGCGGGCGATGGCGAGGTAGCCCGCCTCGCGTTCGCGACCTCGGGCGACGACTACGAGTTGCTGTTCACCGCTCCTGTCGACGCCGGTATCGCCGCGCTCGCCACCGCCAAGGTTCCGCTGACCCGCATCGGCCGGATCGTTTCGGGAACGGGAGTCGCGGTCCTCGGCGCCTCGGGCCCCCTCACCCCAACGCGCCTCGGCTACGAGCACTAG
- the nusB gene encoding transcription antitermination factor NusB, giving the protein MATKKKPRTGSARSAARLAAVQALYQREMSGGSVPALLHEFHRHRLGATIEDAEYREADVDFFNDLVSGSVAREAELDTLISAALAEGWAIDRLDRPMRALLRSGVYELVARPDVPAAAVVDEYVDVAHAFYEAREAGFVNALLDTVARRVRE; this is encoded by the coding sequence ATGGCCACCAAGAAGAAACCCCGCACCGGCAGTGCAAGATCGGCGGCGCGACTGGCGGCGGTGCAGGCATTGTACCAGCGCGAGATGTCGGGCGGCTCGGTCCCGGCACTACTCCACGAGTTCCACCGCCACCGCCTCGGCGCGACCATCGAGGACGCCGAGTACCGGGAAGCCGACGTCGACTTCTTCAACGACCTGGTCTCGGGCTCCGTTGCCCGTGAGGCCGAACTCGACACATTGATCTCCGCGGCGTTGGCCGAGGGCTGGGCGATCGATCGGCTCGACCGCCCGATGCGCGCGCTGCTGCGTTCTGGGGTCTACGAGCTGGTCGCGCGTCCCGACGTGCCGGCGGCCGCCGTCGTCGACGAGTATGTCGACGTCGCCCATGCCTTCTACGAGGCGCGCGAGGCCGGCTTCGTCAACGCGCTGCTCGACACGGTGGCGCGGCGGGTGCGTGAGTAG
- a CDS encoding PEPxxWA-CTERM sorting domain-containing protein, translating into MPKLLALAVLLAAAAPAVAADIVTVTPANPPSGEAQSPAPFTYRGTTGSRTQQVYASSFFSGAQTLTGLAFRSTPGFHNGADYGNVVIRLSTTAFGDEQGTPLSSTFADNIGSNVTTVFEGALSFAAAATDGFDYVVNFSNGFSYDPSAGNLLLDVLIPNGTSVSGPGFFLASYDVANQFNDGVYSVNSVFDGNATTGFANTAATITQFTGTAIGGAVPEPASWLLMIGGFGLVGANLRRRRVAVA; encoded by the coding sequence ATGCCTAAGTTGCTTGCTCTTGCCGTCCTGCTAGCGGCCGCCGCGCCGGCAGTCGCCGCGGATATCGTTACCGTCACACCCGCCAACCCGCCGAGTGGCGAAGCGCAGAGTCCGGCACCGTTCACTTACCGTGGCACGACCGGCAGCCGCACCCAGCAGGTCTATGCGTCGAGCTTCTTCAGCGGCGCACAGACGCTGACCGGGCTCGCGTTCCGGTCGACCCCGGGTTTCCACAACGGCGCGGACTACGGCAACGTCGTCATCCGCCTGTCGACGACGGCCTTCGGCGACGAGCAGGGCACGCCGCTGTCGTCGACCTTCGCCGATAACATCGGCAGCAACGTGACGACCGTCTTCGAGGGCGCGTTGTCGTTTGCTGCCGCCGCGACCGATGGCTTCGACTATGTCGTCAACTTCAGCAACGGCTTCAGCTACGATCCGTCGGCCGGCAATTTGCTGCTCGACGTGCTAATCCCGAACGGCACGTCGGTGTCGGGCCCGGGCTTCTTCCTCGCCTCCTACGACGTCGCCAACCAGTTCAACGACGGTGTCTACAGCGTCAATTCGGTGTTCGACGGCAACGCCACCACCGGCTTCGCCAACACCGCCGCGACGATCACCCAGTTCACGGGTACGGCTATCGGCGGTGCGGTGCCCGAGCCCGCGAGCTGGCTGCTGATGATCGGCGGCTTCGGGCTGGTCGGAGCCAACCTGCGCCGCCGCCGGGTCGCTGTCGCCTGA
- a CDS encoding glutamate--tRNA ligase, translated as MTVTRFAPSPTGRIHAGNVRTALVNWLAAKAAGGEFILRVDDTDLARSEERYVDAIHADLGWLGLVPDRSIRQSERFALYQAALERLAAQGRAYRAYESAVELDIKRKVQASQNKPPVYDRAALALTEADHARFAAEGITPHWRFRLDIAVPVVWNDAIRGECHVDPASLSDPVVRRADGTWLYMLPSVVDDIDLGVTLLARGEDHVTNSGVQLQMFAALGATPPKFAHLALLTGADAALSKRLASEGVDAWRAAGIEPQAVAALLARIGTSESVEPVSSLDALVAGFDFGHFSRATARFAPDELAQLNARTVHLLDFAAVRGRLPDSMTEAAWLAVRGNLATVAEAAAWWQVVAGEIEPAVATDDRAFIAEARDALAALPWEGDVWHAWTGTLKAASGRKGRALFQPLRQALTGRDHGPEMAALLPLIGRDAALARLSSAAGSLSSPET; from the coding sequence GTGACCGTCACCCGCTTTGCCCCGAGCCCGACCGGTCGCATCCACGCCGGCAACGTCCGCACCGCGCTGGTCAACTGGCTCGCGGCGAAGGCGGCCGGTGGCGAATTCATCCTCCGCGTCGACGACACCGACCTTGCGCGGTCGGAGGAGCGCTATGTCGACGCCATCCACGCCGACCTCGGCTGGCTTGGGCTGGTCCCCGACCGCAGCATCCGCCAGTCGGAGCGGTTCGCGCTGTATCAGGCGGCGCTCGAACGTCTCGCCGCCCAAGGCCGCGCCTACCGTGCCTACGAGAGCGCGGTCGAACTCGACATCAAGCGTAAGGTCCAGGCGTCGCAGAACAAGCCCCCGGTCTACGACCGTGCCGCGCTGGCGCTGACCGAAGCTGACCACGCGCGTTTCGCGGCCGAAGGGATCACCCCGCACTGGCGCTTCCGGCTCGACATCGCTGTACCCGTTGTCTGGAACGATGCCATTCGCGGCGAGTGCCACGTTGACCCCGCTTCGTTGAGCGACCCGGTCGTTCGCCGGGCCGACGGGACGTGGTTGTACATGCTGCCATCGGTCGTCGACGACATCGATCTCGGCGTCACGCTGCTCGCGCGCGGCGAGGACCATGTCACGAACTCCGGCGTCCAGCTGCAGATGTTCGCCGCGCTCGGAGCCACGCCGCCAAAGTTCGCGCATCTCGCGCTGCTGACCGGCGCGGACGCCGCGCTGTCGAAGCGGCTCGCCTCGGAAGGAGTCGATGCGTGGCGGGCTGCGGGTATCGAGCCGCAGGCGGTCGCGGCGCTGCTCGCCCGCATCGGCACCAGCGAGTCGGTCGAGCCGGTCAGCAGCCTCGACGCATTGGTCGCGGGTTTCGACTTTGGACATTTCAGCCGGGCGACGGCCCGCTTCGCCCCCGACGAGTTGGCCCAGCTCAACGCCCGCACCGTCCACCTGCTCGACTTCGCTGCTGTCCGCGGTCGCCTGCCCGACAGCATGACCGAGGCAGCATGGCTGGCGGTGCGCGGCAATCTTGCGACCGTCGCCGAGGCTGCCGCGTGGTGGCAGGTCGTCGCGGGCGAGATCGAGCCTGCAGTCGCTACCGACGATCGCGCCTTCATCGCCGAAGCCCGGGACGCCCTCGCTGCCCTGCCGTGGGAGGGCGACGTCTGGCACGCTTGGACCGGGACGCTCAAGGCGGCGTCGGGGCGCAAGGGCCGCGCGCTGTTCCAGCCGCTCCGCCAGGCGCTGACCGGGCGCGACCACGGTCCCGAGATGGCGGCGCTGCTGCCGTTGATCGGGCGCGACGCGGCATTGGCGCGCTTGTCGAGCGCCGCCGGTAGCTTATCTTCGCCTGAGACCTAG
- the ribB gene encoding 3,4-dihydroxy-2-butanone-4-phosphate synthase, whose product MSSMLIDRVRSLVSDGTTTRSGLARAAGLHANSLRSLDDPDWNPTADTLRKLESYLAGKHSGRVMASPEEIIDEARNGRMFILVDDEDRENEGDLVIPAQMATPDAINFMARYGRGLICLALASDRVKALGLPLMAQHNGTRHATAFTVSIEARDGVTTGISAGDRARTISVAIDAGKDAAHIVSPGHVFPLVARDGGVLVRAGHTEAAVDVARLAGLNPSGVICEIMKDDGEMARLPDLLEFAAAHGLKIGTIRDLIAYRLRHDHLVQCIAQVPLDSIYGGQWTAKTYVNKAEYAEHIVLQKGRIDPTRPTLVRVHAMSMFSDLFGETGDRAGQLQRSMQAIGEAGAGIVVLIRDARPDAISSQMRARGAGEPFELRDYGIGAQILVDLGVTDMVLLTNAHRNIVGLQGYGLDVVGEQAIPA is encoded by the coding sequence ATGAGCAGTATGTTGATCGACCGCGTCCGCAGCCTTGTGTCGGACGGTACGACGACACGGTCGGGCCTCGCTCGCGCCGCCGGGCTTCATGCAAACTCGCTGCGCAGCCTCGACGATCCCGACTGGAACCCGACCGCGGACACGCTCCGCAAGCTCGAATCCTACCTCGCCGGCAAGCATTCGGGCCGCGTCATGGCGTCGCCTGAGGAAATTATCGACGAGGCCCGCAACGGCCGCATGTTCATCCTGGTCGACGACGAGGACCGCGAAAACGAGGGCGATCTCGTCATTCCCGCGCAGATGGCGACGCCGGATGCGATCAACTTCATGGCCCGCTACGGCCGCGGCCTGATCTGCCTCGCGCTCGCGTCGGACCGCGTCAAGGCGCTCGGCCTGCCGCTGATGGCGCAGCACAACGGCACCCGCCACGCCACCGCCTTCACCGTTTCCATCGAGGCCCGGGACGGGGTCACCACCGGTATCTCGGCCGGCGACCGGGCGCGGACCATCTCGGTCGCCATCGATGCCGGCAAGGACGCCGCCCACATCGTCTCGCCGGGCCACGTCTTCCCGCTGGTGGCGCGCGACGGCGGCGTGCTGGTTCGCGCCGGGCACACCGAGGCCGCGGTCGACGTCGCGCGGCTCGCCGGCCTGAACCCGTCGGGCGTGATCTGCGAGATCATGAAGGACGACGGCGAGATGGCGCGCCTGCCCGACCTGCTCGAATTCGCCGCCGCGCACGGCCTCAAGATCGGCACTATCCGCGACCTGATCGCCTATCGGCTGCGCCACGACCACCTCGTCCAGTGCATCGCTCAGGTGCCGCTCGACAGCATCTACGGCGGCCAATGGACCGCCAAGACCTACGTCAACAAGGCCGAATACGCGGAGCACATCGTCCTCCAGAAGGGCCGTATCGACCCGACCCGGCCGACCCTCGTCCGCGTTCACGCGATGAGCATGTTCTCCGACCTGTTCGGCGAGACCGGCGACCGCGCCGGGCAGCTGCAGCGCTCGATGCAGGCGATCGGCGAAGCGGGTGCAGGCATCGTCGTTCTCATCCGCGATGCGCGCCCGGACGCCATCTCGAGCCAGATGCGCGCACGCGGCGCGGGCGAGCCCTTCGAACTCCGCGACTACGGCATCGGCGCGCAGATCCTCGTCGACCTCGGCGTTACGGACATGGTGTTGCTGACCAACGCCCATCGCAACATCGTCGGGCTGCAGGGCTATGGGCTCGACGTGGTCGGCGAGCAGGCGATACCGGCGTAG
- the ubiB gene encoding 2-polyprenylphenol 6-hydroxylase codes for MTSSLTHAVRLARWGRILGKHGALRPVEADRNAPAGLRRLAWAMRLGTFAPKIPEYARAFEAIGPAAIKLGQALATRADLIGIDAAHDLSRLQDSLPPVGFEVIEAALVDAYGGPWQRLFTSIDPVPVGAASIAQVHRAVTTDGRTVAIKILRPGIERAITEAIDTYEWAAAHVEKLGGEAQRLRPRAVIASFKSWSLAELDLRREAASASELAASMQAEPEFFVPGIDWARTTRRVLTIDWIDGVKLSDAAGVAALGLDRKRLAATLVRSFLRQAIAEGFFHADMHQGNLFVLQDGRIAVVDFGIMGRLDRRARVYLAEILYGLITGDYKRVAEIHFEAGYVPPHHDVGEFATALRAVGEPIRGLPVRDISISDMLDGLFSITRSFEMAVQPHLLLLQKTMVMVEGVALSLDPQVNMWEVAAPFVSDWMRDELGPEARLADSFVRNFRALRELPRVLRQLIDKVPVEGAAPATAKLVEEAPEVKVRARVVGGGVWTWLGGAVLVAIGVGVGALL; via the coding sequence ATGACCTCGTCCCTGACCCATGCCGTCCGCCTCGCGCGCTGGGGCCGCATCCTCGGCAAGCACGGCGCGCTGCGGCCGGTCGAAGCCGACCGCAACGCGCCCGCCGGGCTGCGGCGGCTGGCGTGGGCGATGCGGTTGGGGACTTTCGCTCCAAAGATTCCCGAATATGCCCGCGCCTTCGAGGCGATCGGTCCGGCCGCGATCAAGCTCGGACAAGCGCTCGCGACCCGCGCCGACCTGATCGGCATCGATGCGGCGCACGACCTGTCGCGGCTGCAGGACTCGCTGCCGCCGGTCGGCTTCGAGGTTATCGAGGCGGCGCTCGTCGATGCGTACGGCGGCCCTTGGCAGCGGCTGTTCACGAGTATCGACCCGGTTCCCGTCGGGGCGGCGTCGATCGCGCAGGTCCACCGCGCCGTCACGACCGACGGGCGGACGGTGGCGATCAAGATCCTCCGCCCCGGCATCGAGCGCGCCATCACAGAGGCGATCGACACTTACGAATGGGCGGCCGCGCACGTCGAGAAGCTCGGCGGCGAGGCCCAGCGGCTGCGGCCCCGCGCGGTCATCGCCAGCTTCAAGTCGTGGAGCCTCGCCGAGCTCGACCTGCGCCGCGAGGCCGCGTCCGCGTCCGAGCTCGCCGCCTCGATGCAGGCCGAGCCAGAATTCTTCGTGCCCGGCATCGACTGGGCCCGCACCACGCGCCGGGTCCTCACGATCGACTGGATCGACGGCGTCAAATTGTCGGATGCTGCCGGGGTCGCAGCGCTCGGCCTCGACCGGAAGCGGCTGGCTGCGACGCTGGTCCGGAGCTTCCTGCGACAGGCGATCGCCGAGGGGTTCTTCCACGCCGACATGCACCAGGGCAATCTGTTCGTGCTTCAGGACGGGCGGATTGCGGTCGTCGACTTCGGCATCATGGGCCGTCTCGACCGGCGCGCTCGCGTCTACCTCGCGGAGATTCTCTACGGGCTGATCACCGGCGACTACAAGCGCGTCGCGGAAATCCACTTCGAGGCGGGCTACGTGCCGCCGCACCACGATGTCGGCGAGTTCGCCACCGCGCTGCGCGCTGTCGGCGAGCCGATCCGGGGCCTGCCGGTACGCGACATCTCGATCTCGGACATGCTCGACGGGCTGTTCTCGATCACCCGCAGCTTCGAAATGGCGGTCCAGCCGCACCTGCTGCTGCTCCAGAAGACGATGGTGATGGTCGAGGGGGTCGCACTCAGCCTCGATCCGCAGGTCAACATGTGGGAGGTCGCGGCGCCGTTCGTCAGCGACTGGATGCGCGACGAACTCGGTCCCGAGGCGCGGCTGGCAGACAGCTTCGTCCGCAATTTTCGGGCGCTTCGCGAGCTGCCGCGCGTGCTGCGCCAGCTGATCGACAAGGTGCCCGTCGAGGGCGCAGCCCCCGCGACGGCGAAGCTCGTCGAGGAAGCCCCCGAGGTGAAGGTCCGCGCCCGGGTGGTCGGCGGCGGCGTGTGGACCTGGCTGGGCGGGGCGGTGCTCGTCGCGATCGGGGTCGGCGTCGGGGCACTGCTGTGA
- a CDS encoding class I SAM-dependent methyltransferase codes for MNEPVSHDTVSFGYEQVPREEKTARVGEVFASVAKRYDLMNDLMSGGLHRGWKDEFVRMLKPRPGEQILDMAGGTGDIAFRMAAKGAAVTVADINPAMLEVGIERAAKRGLTGLVWQEQNAETLTAPSTSYDAYTIAFGIRNVTDIPAALKEAHRVLRFGGRFFCLEFSTTEWPGFGKIYDQYSEKLVPQIGKYVAKDEASYRYLIESIRRFPPMGEFAGMIAAAGFAQVKARPILGGLVAIHSGWKV; via the coding sequence ATGAACGAGCCCGTTTCCCACGACACAGTCAGCTTCGGGTACGAACAGGTGCCGCGCGAGGAAAAGACCGCCCGCGTCGGCGAGGTCTTTGCGAGCGTGGCGAAGCGCTACGACCTGATGAACGACCTGATGTCGGGCGGCCTCCACCGCGGCTGGAAGGACGAGTTCGTCCGGATGCTGAAGCCGCGTCCCGGCGAGCAGATCCTCGACATGGCCGGCGGCACTGGCGACATCGCGTTTCGGATGGCCGCCAAAGGGGCGGCGGTGACTGTGGCAGACATCAACCCGGCTATGCTCGAGGTCGGCATCGAGCGCGCCGCCAAGCGCGGCCTGACCGGCCTCGTCTGGCAGGAGCAGAACGCCGAGACGCTGACCGCGCCGTCGACCAGCTACGACGCCTACACCATCGCCTTCGGCATCCGGAACGTCACCGATATCCCCGCCGCGCTGAAGGAAGCGCACCGGGTGTTGCGCTTTGGTGGGCGGTTTTTCTGCCTGGAGTTCTCGACCACCGAATGGCCCGGCTTCGGCAAGATCTACGACCAGTATTCCGAGAAGCTCGTGCCCCAGATCGGCAAGTACGTCGCGAAAGACGAGGCGTCGTATCGTTACCTGATCGAGAGCATCCGCCGCTTCCCGCCGATGGGCGAGTTCGCGGGGATGATTGCAGCGGCCGGGTTCGCGCAGGTCAAGGCGCGGCCGATCCTGGGCGGCCTGGTCGCGATCCACAGCGGCTGGAAAGTTTGA
- the ribD gene encoding bifunctional diaminohydroxyphosphoribosylaminopyrimidine deaminase/5-amino-6-(5-phosphoribosylamino)uracil reductase RibD translates to MGAALELAGRGLGLTAPNPSVGCVLVMNGQVVGRGWTQPGGRPHAEAVALAEANEAARGGTAYVTLEPCAHDSARGPNCSGLLVEAGVARVVVAVVDPDPRTAGAGIARLRAAGIEVVVGVREAEARGVAAGFFSRQLRGQPFITLKLALSLDGCLALADGHSQWITGPEARAHAHLERARSDMIVVGRGTLEADDPTLDVRLPGPEGRRPRPAVLSRSLTAIPADRRIAGALLLRDIAEIDAMPEVSIVLVEGGAGVATALLAIDRVDRLLIYRAPIVLGGMRGIGDLGLGSLDAAHGRWRRSEVRALGVDLLEVYERTR, encoded by the coding sequence ATGGGCGCGGCGCTGGAGTTGGCCGGGCGCGGCCTCGGGCTGACCGCACCCAATCCGAGCGTTGGCTGCGTGCTGGTCATGAATGGCCAGGTTGTCGGGCGCGGCTGGACCCAGCCCGGCGGACGGCCGCACGCCGAGGCGGTCGCACTGGCCGAGGCAAACGAGGCGGCCCGCGGCGGCACCGCCTACGTCACTCTCGAACCCTGCGCCCACGACTCGGCGCGCGGCCCCAACTGCTCGGGGCTGCTGGTCGAGGCGGGTGTGGCCCGGGTGGTGGTCGCCGTCGTCGACCCGGACCCGCGAACCGCCGGCGCAGGCATCGCCCGGCTCCGCGCTGCGGGTATCGAGGTTGTCGTCGGCGTTCGCGAGGCCGAGGCGAGGGGCGTTGCTGCGGGCTTCTTCAGCCGCCAGTTGCGCGGCCAGCCGTTCATCACCCTCAAGCTGGCGCTGTCGCTCGATGGCTGCCTGGCGCTCGCGGATGGCCACAGCCAGTGGATTACCGGGCCCGAGGCACGTGCCCACGCGCACCTCGAACGCGCGCGCAGCGACATGATCGTTGTCGGGCGCGGCACCCTCGAAGCCGATGATCCCACGCTCGACGTGCGCCTGCCGGGACCGGAGGGGCGACGCCCGCGCCCGGCAGTGCTCAGCCGCTCGCTGACAGCGATCCCCGCCGACCGGCGCATCGCCGGTGCGCTGCTTCTCCGCGACATCGCCGAGATCGATGCGATGCCCGAGGTGTCGATTGTGCTCGTCGAGGGCGGCGCGGGGGTGGCGACGGCGCTCCTCGCCATCGACAGGGTCGACCGGCTGCTGATTTATCGCGCGCCGATCGTGCTCGGCGGGATGCGCGGGATCGGCGATCTCGGGCTGGGCAGCCTCGACGCAGCGCACGGTCGCTGGCGGCGCAGCGAGGTGCGGGCGCTCGGCGTCGATCTGCTCGAAGTTTACGAACGGACGCGCTGA
- a CDS encoding riboflavin synthase, which translates to MFTGIITDIGSVIDTEARGDLRVRIRTAYELDGVALGASIACSGVCLTVVEKGPDWFAVDVSGETRSKTADRWQAGSRLNLERALKVGDELGGHIVQGHVDAVARLVSAVGEGDSTRLTFVAPKAIAGFIAPKGSIALDGISLTVNAVADVGDGVEFGVNIIPHTAAWTTLGETMTPGASVNVEIDVLARYLGRMQEASSAA; encoded by the coding sequence ATGTTCACCGGCATCATCACCGACATCGGCTCCGTCATCGACACCGAGGCGCGCGGGGACCTCCGCGTCCGCATCCGCACCGCCTACGAGCTGGACGGGGTCGCGCTCGGGGCGTCGATCGCCTGCTCCGGCGTCTGCCTGACCGTGGTCGAGAAGGGTCCCGACTGGTTCGCGGTCGACGTCTCGGGCGAGACCCGTTCGAAGACCGCCGACCGTTGGCAGGCCGGATCGCGGCTCAACCTCGAGCGCGCCCTGAAGGTCGGCGACGAACTCGGCGGGCACATCGTGCAGGGCCATGTCGACGCGGTCGCGCGGCTGGTTTCGGCAGTGGGCGAGGGCGACTCGACCCGCCTGACCTTCGTCGCGCCCAAGGCCATCGCCGGGTTTATCGCGCCCAAGGGCTCGATCGCTCTCGACGGCATCTCGCTGACCGTCAACGCGGTTGCCGATGTCGGCGACGGGGTCGAGTTCGGGGTCAACATCATCCCACATACCGCCGCCTGGACGACACTCGGCGAAACCATGACACCGGGCGCCAGCGTCAATGTCGAGATCGACGTGCTGGCGCGCTATCTTGGCCGCATGCAGGAAGCCAGCTCAGCCGCTTGA